The Desulfotignum phosphitoxidans DSM 13687 DNA segment GTCCTGTGCAAGGGCGACGGGCTGTGCAATGCCAAATGTCCCACCAATGCCATCGTGCTCAGGCATTTTACCAATGAGGCGTTGTTCGGGCAGATCGATGCGGCGGTCACAGCGGATCAGATTGCCGCACAGATGGATGCCGCACTGGAAGAGGCATGAATATGAAAAGCCTTTCAAAAAAAGGAGATCCTAACCCATGAGTGCAGGTCAAGAATTTAAGCCGAAACTGCTGGGATTTGTCTGCCACTGGTGAGCATACGGGGCAGCGGACCTGGCTGGAGTTTCCAGACTACAATATGCAAATGAGATGCGGCTGATCCGGGTGATGTGTTCGGGCCGGGTGGACCTGGAGTTCATCTTCAGGGCGTTTTCCAACGGTCACGACGGGGTGTTCATCGGCGGATGCAAACTCGATGAATGCAACTATGTCACCCACGGCAATTACGATGCCTATGCCAACACCTATATCGCCAAACGAATATTGACCCATATCGGGCTCAACCCCGACCGGCTGAGAACCGACTTCATGTCCGGGGCTGACGGCCATCTGCTGGCACAGTATACGGATGAATTCAGCCGGCAGATCACGGAAATAGGCCCTTTGGGATCCAGCGAAGGCCTGGACCCGGACACGGTGAAGTTCAAGCTGAGGGCCGCCAGAAATCTGGTGCCGTTCATCCGCCTGGCGGAAAGAGAAAAACTGCGGGTGCCGCTGAAATCCAAAAAAGCCTATCAGGCGTTTTTCAGCAACCCGGACACGGATGACCTGTTTGACCGGATGCTCACGGACAAACTGGCCGTGAGCCAGATTCTGCTGCTGTTAAAGGAGAAACCGCTGTCCACCGGTGATATCTCCGGGCAGCTGGGGTTGAACCCGTCCGAGGTGTCCCGTCATATGATCACCTCTTCCCGTCACGGTATGGTCAAATATGATACGGCCAGTAATTGTTACGCACTGGCCAGGGCATAACCTAACTTAATTTTGTGGGAAGCATCCGATGGAAATTGAAAAAATAGATCAGATAATCGAGAAGCATCATGGCGAGGCCAGCAATCTGCTCCAGATCATGCTGGACATTCAAAGCGAGAACAACTGGCTTTCCAAACAGGCGCTGGCGCGGGTCAGTGAAAAACTGTCCGTTCCCATGACCCGGATTCAGCATATTGCCACATTTTACAAGGCATTCAGTCTGGTGCCCAAAGGACGGCACAAAGTGCATATCTGTGTGGGCACGGCCTGTCATGTCAGAGGCGCCACCCGGATTCTGGATACGGTGGAGGAAGCCACGGGCATCAAGCCCGGAGAGACGGATCTGGATCTGAAATTCAGCCTGGAGACGGTCAACTGTCTGGGGTGCTGCGCCCTGGGGCCTGTGATGGAAGTGGACGGCAAGGTTCATGGAAAAATGTCACCGGTCAAGGCGTCCAAAGCCTTGAAAACATATGAATAGGGGAAAATTATGGCACGGTTAGAAACGCCGGAAGCGTTGGAAAGTTTTCGGCAGGAGATATTGTCCCGAAGAGATCCTGACAGCCCCTGTGTGTCCATTTGTGCGGGTGCCGGGTGTGTGGCATCGGGTGCGGATGAAGTCATTGCCGCATTTGAAAAGGAGATCGAGGCAAAAGGGTTGTCCGCCACAGTGTCCACCAAAGGAACGGGATGCCCGGGATTCTGTGAACAGGGCCCCGTGGTGGTGATCTATCCCGAAGAGATCTGTTATCTTCAGGTGCAGGCCAAAGATGTGCCCGAGATCGTGGCACAGACCATTGAAAACAAACAGGTGGTGGAACGGTTGTGCTTTAAGGATCCTGCCACAGGGGAGCGGGCCGTCAAAGAATCGGATATTCCGTTCTACCGGTCCCAGCAGCGCACGGTGTTATGCAACAACATCAAAATCGATTCCAAGCGCATTGAAGATTACCTGGCTTTGGGCGGATATGCGGCCCTGGCCAAGGCCCTGGGTCAGATGACCGATCTGGAAGTACTGGAAGAGG contains these protein-coding regions:
- a CDS encoding hydrogenase iron-sulfur subunit; its protein translation is MSAGQEFKPKLLGFVCHWUAYGAADLAGVSRLQYANEMRLIRVMCSGRVDLEFIFRAFSNGHDGVFIGGCKLDECNYVTHGNYDAYANTYIAKRILTHIGLNPDRLRTDFMSGADGHLLAQYTDEFSRQITEIGPLGSSEGLDPDTVKFKLRAARNLVPFIRLAEREKLRVPLKSKKAYQAFFSNPDTDDLFDRMLTDKLAVSQILLLLKEKPLSTGDISGQLGLNPSEVSRHMITSSRHGMVKYDTASNCYALARA
- a CDS encoding complex I 24 kDa subunit family protein: MEIEKIDQIIEKHHGEASNLLQIMLDIQSENNWLSKQALARVSEKLSVPMTRIQHIATFYKAFSLVPKGRHKVHICVGTACHVRGATRILDTVEEATGIKPGETDLDLKFSLETVNCLGCCALGPVMEVDGKVHGKMSPVKASKALKTYE